The genomic stretch TTGGATTGGCAAGCTTAGCTTCGAGCTTCACTTCATGGAAGTTGCAGTgtaaaaaacaaagacaaaatgaGATATAACtcaataataagaaaaagaaaaataataacaattccATGCTTGAGGGACTGAATTTAGCTAGAGTGAGAAATTTAAATGGAATTATTTGGGACTAGAGAATCTGAAGTCCACAAAAGTCCATGTATTGAAAAGAGGTGttgctcagaaaaaaagaaaaaaagaaaagaaaacaaaaaaagagttgttgaagatgttgaagatggACCAGATGGTCATGATGGGTCCTTGTAACTTGTAAGGCCAATTATATACAGTCAAAATGGTGGGCACTCTTCACATAAGTAGAAGCTACCCCTAAATTATGTTGcctgcttctttcttttttctttctttctttttagatAAATGTGGTTTACTTGGTCATTTaagcaaacaattttatttatttatttattttttaaaccacttTGGTTTCATTTTGGTTGGTTATTGATGTTTTAGTGAGGCTGACTTAGGCTATAGTTCAGTTGGACTTGAGAGAACGCTTACCCAACCGTCTAAGATCATGTTTGAAATtccgtttgaaaaatagagtttataggttaaaaaacggtttttgagaaaaactttatttttaagtttttgctaaaagtacgtttttgccattttttttaaaactttttggatatttaaaagtgcttttaatatttctttaccaaacatatacttttttttttttttttttttctttttctttaaacgaactttttaaatattaaacgtACTTTTACGCACTTCAAATAAACATTCAAATAAGCCCTAAACCTCTTCTAGGCGGCTTCTAACAAGTAAATGTAACAAGTAAATGTACTTTTACACTCAAGAAAATAGTCACAATTAATCTCTCTCACCTAccattttaattagaaaaacatCTCATTACGTTATAAACTATACAACATTAAGTTATATAAGAATGTCAAATTTCCCTAGCAATAGGTCCATCAAGTTTGTTTAATGATTTCATCTGGTCTATTTCATTTTATTCCCGattaatgaaataatgaaatttttaatttatttaaaatttaaactattagttaaattaatgttttccaataataacaataaacccttcataaaaataaaaataaaaatttaaaagttgtCAATTTCCCTTTTTAAAGTTGGCGGTGCACGTTTTGATCTAAACGGTCTGACACCATTTGAAAGCAGAGACACGAGATgtccaacaaaagtccaacacCATACGTGAAACCAAACAAAGGCCCTATAGCCGTGCGCCACATGGTCAACGATAGGACACAGCTCACAGACGTCATCCTCTTGTTTAATTGCTTTCTTCTGCTAAAGCCGAAAATGTTGACAAAAGAAGTCAAAGGATAGACCTAGTCAATAGTACCGGAAGGTCCACGTGCTACATCGACTTGAGCTCTTTCCCCACTACATTCTTGTGGTGGTCCGTGGTCGGAAGGCCGCCGAGATCATCATCATGGTCCCAGAATTTCTTCCCATTTTAAAAGGCTGGTCAAAATATGCAACATCCATATAATTAGCCGACAATAATTCattctcataaaattttaccttaaaattataggtaatttttttgttttttacctCCATAAAAAGTAATTGTTTTAGTTTTGCTCTTTTTTATTGATATTCAGGTTCCGCCCTTAACCCCAATTCTCTTGCTTGATGATGAGAAAATTTACAAATTGAATCAATTGATACCAATATGATGATGTATAAAATATTGTTTGCATAAAGATTGTTAGTAAATTTTTGCCTATTATCCATTAATGCCATATCTAATTATTGTATCCACTTTTCCATTTATCACCAATTCTAATGTTGCATATTATTATAGATCAAGACCTTAAATTATCGCTGTAGCCGGCGTTAGAGAGAGAACTTTTGACCTCTCTCTAGTTTTTCCTTTCTGGTGAGTTTTTTTAGAGAGAATGGATGGTTttccatccctcctcccccctcTCACCCTTCTTAGGGTCTATTTGGgagtgtattttttaaaaaataatctgcgtttttaaaccaaatcacaattttggagtgtttgaaattgcgattttaaaaacgcaaattttaaaatcgtgaaaaaatttACGATTTATATAAGCTGACTAGGAggtgtttatttaaaaaagtgcgaatttaaaccaaaatcacgatttcccttaaaacaatatttggcgcaatatttacctatttggttataaaaccgcaattatatgctaatgttatccaaacactcaattgataaaaaaaaaaaaaaggtacttcATAATgtgttttaccaaatgcctatGCAAtcttaaaaagtagcgatttcaaaaacgtaatttttaaaattgcacttagtGAAATCGTACTCTCAAACGGCCCTTATGCTTTTATgcacttgttttttctttttaattcaaaaataacattacaaattaaatgctaatttgAGAGAAATATGCGTAAATATTCTAATTCAAAATTTCCAAGTAAGAtacaaagaagaaaagcttTGGTTTGGAGGCCCACCGACACCGTGACTTGATTAGGATAGAAGTTGGAAGTCACACGACGACGAGGTCAACAACATATGTATTCGATGAGCTGCTTTTCATGTTGATTTCCATCGCATGTGTGATTATAGTTGTTTTTGTTGCACAAAAAATGAGTTTATCCTCTCATAATTCCCTTTTCAAATATTGTCCAAAGTAGAGTGGTCTTTCTTTTCCATGTATTTCTTAATATGTCTTGTTGGACACGACAAAACTGTAATTAGGAATGCCATAAAACATGTGTAATAGTTTTTAAGGATTAACTCAATCGACTGTGGACTACGCCTTATGAAACAGATATCATTAGttcaaattctctttcttttttgtgtgaacatataaaataaaaaaaaaaaaaaaaaagtgtaataaTGCTGTCTTGTACAAAAGGTTTTTAAAGCTCAAACTAGAAATTCGAAAATTTAATTATGTCTGTTCAATTACAGTTTTTCCTTCCAAATTCATCAGATTTTTGTTCATATTCTGTTTCTTTAGGATTCTGCGttcataattattttcaaattgccTTTTTCAAGAATGTTTGAAACGACAATTTATGTCACAAAGAAttgcttctctctttctctgcatTTTCATCATTAAGTTTCTTTGACCTTGGAAGTATTCTATAGGGTTGTTAAAAGTCACGATAGTGTTATGTTCTGTCTTAGTCAAAGGAACTTCCAGGCAAATACCATATGGTTTACTCCGCAAGTTCATCCGGAACATACCAACTAAAGTCAAAGACGATGACAACATAGTCATACTAGTTAGTAACTGTTATATAGTGTACTGTAGACTAATTTTCATCGacacatcatcaagttgtataaCACTCGTATAATAGTACACCAACTTTCCTTTGAATGCAGAAAATAATAAGAACAGCTCAGGACTTTTCCAAGATTACCTCTTAACTTTTATTTGGATTCTCTTATCACTTCttgttaaaaaatgttttgaaagtaTCATTTTGTCAGCGAGTGAGTGCTGCTAGTGATACCACCACTTTTGTTATAAGCCCATTACAAATTGATATGATAATACACTTGATATTATCACATCAGTCAAAAAACAGTTAAATTTACTTGTagaattttattgtttgtttttttactaTATAGCGCTTATTACGCCAATCACATAAGTTTGTAaggaaattgtaataaaaattatagcaccccaaatatttttctcaGTTGGCATATCAAAAgcatttttcttgctttttaaAGGCAAAATTGCtttattcaaatattaaatCTATAACACGTAAATTAACTTTCTTGTAATTGCAATGGATCACGAATGAGTGATTctaatttcaatttcatttcctTCAGTTCTGATCACCTATTGTCGTTCCTATTCCGACGTAATTATATCAATTATGCAAtgcaattgatatatatatatcaattgcaGTTTTATTCTAATTGTAAacattacactttttttttcttttttttttttttttttttataaaaaatcatttttgtaaatataaaataaattacagttatcttcaaatcatttttgctttttattatgACTATTTTATATCTATTCAAAATAATctcctaattaaataattccATATATATTATGTGAAAATATTCCATCTGCATTAAAAATGCTATGtgttatttgttattatgtGACAATATTGTCCCTATACATAATTACTCTAAAATGCTAAGTGTTATTTGTTATTAGAttctttaaaaattacaattttatataattttaacgtttaaaatggTTTAATACAGGTACTTTCTTTTGCTTGCTTCATTGGGGCTTCAATTTCAATACGTGTTGAGGtatttttcataatataaaagaaatgcaTTTATATTTGTGCTTTAAATATGACATTAATtccatttttattaataaatgttaattcataaaaaatccTAATATGACCAAAGCTATTTGATATCTTTTGCATGTGTTTCAGAAACCCATATCCGCCGAATGGATTAATACATATATTTCAAGATATATATCACCTTCTCATATGTCGTCGTCTCTAATGAAATCCACTACTCTACCTTGGGATAtgttatttgaaatatttagtCGAACATCTTTAAAGACTCTTGGAAGATGCAGATTAGCATCAAAAGATTTGAACTTGATTAGTTACTACATAAGTTTCATGCAAGCATTTcatcaaagaacaaaaacaatatCTGGGTTTTTCATACAAGCTTCATACATTCGAAATATCAAGTGCCAGTTTGTCTCTATTACGAATTCTCCAACTTATGATTCTACAGTATGCCTAAAATTTTTGCCTGGTCTTGTCAAAATACAAGCAATTACCAAACAAGGCATCTTATTATGTGTCAATGAAGACAACCCAAGAAGACATCGAATACTGAATATTATATCTGCAAACCTTGCACCAAAGAATGGCACCAAATCCCTAATCCTAAAACAATGTTTTTAACCGAAAGAATTGGGATAATAATACTCAGATCAGAGCCTTTTTGCTATAAAATAGTCCGGTTTTCTAAACCCAAGTCTATATGCACAAATTACAAGTCCAAATCATACAATACTCTTCAATGTGAATTATTTTCTTCGGAAACATGGACTTGGAAACGATTGACAAATGTTTTGTTACCATGGGATGAAGACTTAAGTTGGGAACCTGCTGTTTCTGTATGTGGTGCACTTCATTGGCTAATGACTAACAATGAGATCTTTGCATTTGATGATACAGAGAGCTGGAAAATATTATATCTCCCTTCTCCTCTGTGCCAAAAACATTACTACAGAAAGATTAAGATCATGGACTACAGTGGCCACCTTGCGTTTCTTTACATGGAAAAGAGTTTTATGGAACTTTGGGTAATGGAAGATTATGACAAAAACATATGgattaaaagacaaaatataAGCATTAAAACCATTCAAGAAGTAGAACACTACACTTCTCCCTTGATTTTTGACAGTTCTGATGTTGTAATCATGAAGAGTTTTGACAACATAATTTTATACAACTTTAAAAGTTATAGATACAATGTATGCAAGACGGGGATTGACTTCAAACGTACAGATGAAAATTTTCTCTTCCGATCTGACTTAAAACTGATTcatttgaagaatttttggaaGAAGCAACAGTTATGCAGAGTCATCGGTTGTTCGGTATGTTTGTCTGCTATTGTTTATACAATATTGTTTGTGCTATGTTGTGAGGAATGTGGTCATGGTCTTTTATTTGGCGGCTGTTACGGCTTCTACTTCAACAATTAATTGGATTGTTTGGCCTCTGTACTAGATTGCTCAAAAGACCATATTCTGCACtctttttgtgtttatttgcATTTGGTAATGtcaatttctttgttttaaatGTGAATTGTATTACCTTTTAATTTGGCATTGGTCATGAAAGTTGCTAATTACTTATCatgtttaataaattatatttttttcccctaattAAACCCTAACAATAATTTCTAACAATACATTTTGTTTATATTGCACTCTTTAGTTAAAATAATCAACATGACTGATAGACAACAAAACGAAGATGCACCAGATATTAATAGACGATTGCTTGAATTGGTACGTTGGGCGTCTCGCGAAAGGTATGAGATTCTCCGTTTACGCCCCATCGTGGTGAGGACTCCTAGCGTTAACCGCAGAAGAGGACGACGATTTCAAGTAATGCGAGAAGCAATACCGGGTAGGGGAGTAGCTCCCGAACAGGTGCATGATCCCCAACGCTTGCAACAATTGCCAGAAACCATTGACTTCCTACACATGAATAATTTGGGAGTCGGGAGATGACTCCTACACCTCCACCTGAGTCTGATGATGACAACAATTTGACATTACAGGTTAATATGAAACACTATTAATATTGTTATCGCATTATGTttacaaattataattacataaTTTGCTACCTAATTCTTAATACAGGAAATACCAAGTACTACTGGATCAAGATGACATTCCAATTGAATTGATTTACAAACAACAAGAAGCTACTGAACACAAGACGTTTGTATTGAGGATATGACACGTGTATCAATgaaaatttatctatttatacAAATCGCAATACCTGTGTCATATCCTCAATACATTAATACATGTGTAATgtataaatagataaattttcattaatacaTGTGTCATATCCTCAATACAAACGTCTTGTGTTCAGTAGCTTCTTGTTGTTTGTAAATCAATTCAATTGGCATGTCATCTTGATCCAGTAGTACTTGGTGTTTCCTGTATTAAGAATTAGGTAGCAAAttatgtaattataatttgtaaACATAAAGCGATAACAATATTAATAGTGTTTCATATTAACTTGTAATGTCAAATTGTTGTCATCATCAGACTCAGGTGGAGGTGTAAGAGTCATCTCCCGACTCTCCAAATTATTCATGTGTAGGAAGTCAATGGTTTCTGGCAATTGTTGCAAGCGTTGGGGATCATGCACCTGTTCGGGAGCTACTCCCTTACCCGGTATCGCTTCTCGCATTACTTGAAATCATCGTCCTCTTCCACGGATAACGCTAGGAGTCCTCACCATGAAGGGGCGTAAACGGAGAATCTCATACCTTTCGCGAGACGCCCAACGTACCAATTCAAGCAATCGTCTATTAATATCTGGTGCATCTTCGTTTTGTTGTCTATTAGCCATGCTGATTATTTTAACTAAAGAGTGCAATATAAACAAAATGTATTGTTAGAGATTATTGTTAGGGTTTAATTAGGGGagaaaaaatctaatttattaaacaTGATAAGTAATTAGCAACTTTCATGACCAATGCCAAATTACAAAGTAATACAATTCACatttaaaacaaagaaattgaCATTACCAAATGCAAATAAACAGGAAGACAAAGAGAGTCCAGAATATGGTCTTTTGAGCAATCCAGTACAGAGGCCAAACAATCCAATTAATTGTTGAAGTAGAAGCCGTAACAGTCGCCAAATAAAAGACCACGACCACATTCCTCACAACATAGCACAAACAATATTGTATAAACAATAGCAGACAAACATACCGAACAACCAAATGACTCTGCATAGCTGTTGCTTCttccaaaaattcttcaaatgAATCAGTTCTGAGTCAGATCGGAAGGGAAAAATTCCATTTGTACGTTTGAAGTCAATCCCCGTCTTGCATACATTGTATCTATAACTTTTAAAGTTGTATAAAATTATGTTGTTAAAGCTCTTCACGATTACAACATTAGAACTGTCAAAAATCAAGGGAGAAGTGTAGTGTTCTACTTCTTGAATGGTTTTAATGCTtatattttgtcttttaatcCATATGTTTTTGTCATAATCTTCCATTACCCAAAGTTCCATAAAACTCTTTTCCATGCAAAGAAACACAAGGTGGCCACTGTAGTCCATGATCTTAATCTTTCTGTAATAATGTTTTTGGCACAGAGGAGAAGGGAGATATAATATTTTCCAGCTCTCTGTATCTTCAAAAAATGCAAAGATCTCATTGTTAGTCATTAGCCAATGAAGTGCACCACATACAGAAAGCAGCAGGTTCCCAACTTAAGTCTTCATCCCATGGTAACAAAACATTTGTCAATCGTTTCCAAGTCCATGTTTCCGAAGAAAATAATTCACATTGAAGAGTATTGTATGATTTGGACTTGTAATTTGTGCATATAGACTTGGGTTTAGAAAACCGGACTATTTTATAGCAAAACGGCTCTGATCCGAGTATTATTATCCCAATTCTTTCGGTTAAAAACATTGTTTTAGGATTAGGGATTTGGTGCCATTCTTTGGTGCAAGGTTTGCAGATATAATATTCGGTATTCGATGTCTTCTTGGGTTGTCTTCATTGACACATAATAAGATGCCTTGTTTGGTAATTGCTTGTATTTTGGCAGGACCAGGCAAAAATTTTAGGCATACTGTAGAGTCATAAGTTGGAGAGTTTGTAATAGAGACAAACTGGTACTTGATATTTCGAATGTATGAAGCTTGTATGAAAAACCCAGatattgtttttgttctttgatgAAATGCTTGCATGAAACTTGTGTCGTAACTAATCAAGTTCAAATCTTTTGATGCTAATCTGCATCTTCCAAGAGTCTTTAAAGATGTTCGactaaatatttcaaataacaTATCCCAAGGTAGAGTAGTGGATTTCATTAGAGACGACGACATATGAGAAGGTGATATATATCTTGAAATATATGTATTAATCCGTTCGACATGGGTTTCTGAAACACATGCAAAAGATATCAAATAGCTTTGGTCATATTAggattttttatgaattaacaTTTATTAATACAAATGGAATTAATGTCATATTTAAAGCACAAATATAAAtgcatttcttttatattatgaaaaataCCTCAACACGTATTGAAATTGAAGTCCCAATGAAGCAAGCAAGAGAAAGTACCtgtatttaaccattttaaacgttaaaattatataaaattgtaatttttaaagaaTCTAATAACAAATAACACTTAGCATTTTAGATATAAATATAAGTAATTATGTATAGGGACAATATTGTCACATAATAGCAAATAACACAAAGCATTTTTAATGCAGATGGAATATTTTCACATAATATggaattatttaattaggagATTATTTTGAATAGATATAAAATAGTCATAGTAAAAAGCAAAAATGATTTGAAGATAactgtaatttattttatattaattacagTTAAGCATGCAAATTGTCAAGCATGCAAATTggcaatttattttatataatttacgTTCTGTTTTTAATTTGGTATTTGGTAGTTTGGTGCACATTAATACAATACTGCGTTTCTatctgaattttttaaaaaaaggactttttttttttttttttttttttgaaatggtatTCGAATCTTCATTAATAGGAAATCAATCACGGTTACACAGTTTATATCATTAAAGGGAAAAATCTTCTCTCCATAGCTTGTCCACTCCCAGCGACAGAGCAAGTTTAGCTAAGTTATGAGCTTTACCATTGGCCACCCGCGGGATGGATTCACCTTGTATTCCTGAAAACCTCGTAGCAGTTGCTTCATATCTTCAATAATCAGTCCATAAGGTCGCCAACCTCCCCCATCAGACTGCAGAGCTTGAACAATCTGTTTTGCATCGCCTTCAAGAGCAAGTTTTCGTATACCCAGCTCTAGACTAAGTTCAATACCTCTCTGCGCGGCTAGCCCCTCAGCCGTTGCTGGATCGGTGACAAAAGCCTTTGTTTCACAGAGCATGGCAATTGCATCACCTTCATGATCTCTCACTATGACCCCAATCCCTATCCTCCGCCCTGTACTGTCAACAGCAGCGTCCCAGTTGACTTTGATGGTGCCTAGGGGAGGTTTTTGCCACAAGGCATTGACTGGCCTACCTGGAATAGGCCGATGCTTACCAGCTTGCCTGGTGGCCGTCTGGTGAGCTTCCAGCTGATCATTTGCTGCACGTAAAAGTGATTGAGGGCTCTTGAATTTACCCtcaaatatcattaaattcCTCCGGAACCAGATTTGCCGTGCCACGATCACGGCTAACTGTATCTCCTCAGCAGCACTCCTTGTCAACAGATGCTCCATGATGTCCTTAAAATCCCTTTCTGCACAGGAGCTTTTTTGAATTCGCATTGGGCATTCGAACCACACATCTCGGGCCGAGG from Corylus avellana chromosome ca1, CavTom2PMs-1.0 encodes the following:
- the LOC132168623 gene encoding F-box protein At4g19940-like; protein product: MSSSLMKSTTLPWDMLFEIFSRTSLKTLGRCRLASKDLNLISYYISFMQAFHQRTKTISGFFIQASYIRNIKCQFVSITNSPTYDSTVCLKFLPGLVKIQAITKQGILLCVNEDNPRRHRILNIISANLAPKNVRFSKPKSICTNYKSKSYNTLQCELFSSETWTWKRLTNVLLPWDEDLSWEPAVSVCGALHWLMTNNEIFAFDDTESWKILYLPSPLCQKHYYRKIKIMDYSGHLAFLYMEKSFMELWVMEDYDKNIWIKRQNISIKTIQEVEHYTSPLIFDSSDVVIMKSFDNIILYNFKSYRYNVCKTGIDFKRTDENFLFRSDLKLIHLKNFWKKQQLCRVIGCSEVNGFWQLLQALGIMHLFGSYSLTRYRFSHYLKSSSSSTDNARSPHHEGA